From a region of the Epinephelus fuscoguttatus linkage group LG21, E.fuscoguttatus.final_Chr_v1 genome:
- the LOC125882279 gene encoding uncharacterized protein LOC125882279, which yields MEDLLYLAPGKELESQIINAYLTMVGRKSGAVIIDSYAMTAVWQGKQRGLKRLALDHDVAAGAVCHEGHWTLIIMYLKEMRSLYLDPFGATQQQIERCKHVTRALVRQKCPAIGRWTCATLAHPRQQDTTSCGVFVCKLAEQILLAQQIDYAVDQEGVAMLRMDMAKALLANTDDLSQLCRACGEESSGAEMDKWRSLEQLREHGNTDDHS from the exons ATGGAAGACCTCCTGTACCTGGCCCCAGGAAAGGAATTGGAGAGTCAG ATCATTAATGCATATCTCACAATGGTTGGGAGGAAGAGTGGTGCAGTCATTATAGACAGCTATGCAATGACCGCAGTGTGGCAGGGCAAACAGAGAGGCTTGAAACGG CTGGCCCTTGATCATGATGTGGCTGCAGGAGCAGTCTGTCATGAAGGACACTGGACACTCATT ATCATGTACCTGAAGGAGATGAGGTCCTTATACCTTGATCCGTTCggtgccactcagcaacagatTGAGAGGTGTAAACATGTAACAAG GGCACTGGTTCGCCAGAAGTGTCCTGCTATCGGGAGGTGGACATGTGCTACATTGGCCCATCCTAGACAGCAGGACACAACATCATGTGGGGTGTTTGTGTGCAAG CTTGCAGAGCAGATTTTGCTGGCCCAGCAGATTGACTATGCAGTGGACCAGGAGGGTGTGGCCATGCTAAGGATGGACATGGCTAAAGCTCTGCTGGCAAATACAG ATGACCTATCCCAGCTGTGTCGGGCTTGTGGGGAGGAAAGCTCCGGGGCTGAGATGGACAAGTGG CGGTCACTGGAGCAGCTGAGGGAACATGGGAACACAGACGACCACAGCTAA